From one Terriglobales bacterium genomic stretch:
- a CDS encoding beta-propeller fold lactonase family protein, which produces MKHVFLLALVSLMLLGFVSCGGGSSLARVYITDFGSNTVGAFNLKSSGSLSGIGTGFTTQQFGALFSLVDPANKFLYVINSQSNNLSVFSILSDGSLDVLPGNTTTGLSPAAMVSDSAGKFLYISNSSSNNISVYAMGSDGSLTQISGSPFPAGVGASSLAMTPNGSFLYATNKAAGTVSGFAVNSSTGAVTPLAASPFAAGVAPASIAIDSGGHFAYVANSGADSISQYSIDSSGNLVPTANSPFQTGGSAPVSVAVDPGGTSLYVANQNSNNVSIFAIDSSGKPTASQPSPVAADISPSFVAVDPTGKFVLVANRDANDIFIFERGSAGALSSSPKKADTGTTPTSISFTKK; this is translated from the coding sequence ATGAAACACGTCTTTTTGCTTGCGCTCGTCTCGCTGATGCTTTTGGGATTTGTCAGTTGCGGAGGAGGCTCCTCCCTTGCTCGCGTGTATATCACCGATTTCGGAAGCAATACCGTAGGTGCCTTCAACCTAAAGTCCAGCGGTTCTCTTTCCGGCATTGGAACCGGTTTTACGACCCAGCAGTTCGGCGCTCTCTTCTCCCTGGTCGATCCCGCTAACAAGTTCCTCTATGTAATCAATTCTCAAAGCAACAACTTGTCCGTGTTCTCGATACTTTCGGATGGCAGCCTCGATGTGTTGCCGGGCAATACCACGACAGGGCTCTCACCCGCGGCCATGGTGAGCGACTCTGCCGGCAAATTCCTCTATATCAGCAACTCCTCTTCCAACAACATCTCGGTTTACGCCATGGGCAGCGATGGTTCGCTGACCCAGATCTCCGGCTCCCCGTTTCCCGCCGGTGTGGGCGCCAGTTCTCTGGCAATGACACCGAACGGCAGTTTCCTCTACGCCACGAACAAAGCAGCGGGAACCGTCTCTGGATTTGCAGTGAATTCTTCCACCGGCGCAGTCACCCCGCTTGCAGCTTCGCCTTTCGCTGCCGGAGTTGCCCCTGCTTCCATTGCCATCGATTCTGGCGGCCACTTCGCCTATGTTGCCAACAGCGGCGCTGATTCCATTTCGCAGTACTCCATCGACTCCAGCGGAAATCTCGTTCCCACCGCCAACTCGCCTTTTCAAACCGGCGGCAGCGCCCCGGTCTCGGTGGCAGTCGATCCCGGCGGCACCTCGCTCTATGTTGCCAATCAGAATTCCAACAATGTGTCTATTTTTGCAATCGACTCTTCGGGAAAACCAACTGCTTCGCAGCCCTCGCCAGTAGCGGCTGACATTTCGCCCTCCTTCGTGGCTGTCGATCCCACCGGAAAATTCGTTCTGGTTGCCAACCGTGACGCCAACGACATTTTTATCTTCGAGCGTGGCTCAGCGGGAGCGCTAAGCAGTAGCCCGAAAAAGGCGGATACGGGGACGACGCCAACATCCATCTCCTTCACTAAGAAGTAG
- the sthA gene encoding Si-specific NAD(P)(+) transhydrogenase, protein METPHYDLVVIGSGPAGQKAAICAAKLRKNVAVVERKRTIGGVCVHTGTIPSKTFREAVLYLTGFRQRTFYGRSYTLKDRISMQDLNFRAQAVMAREIEVIKSQLHRNGITVVEGDAQFIDPHGVLVVRDDGSTLLRADKVMIACGTRPAHDASIPIDGKRIFDSDQIHTLEDIPRDMLVVGAGVIGLEYASMLAALGVKVTLIDQRPTLLDFVDREVIDNLCFHLRHQGAYFRLGEKVLAVGFDADRDRVFAKLESGKEAHGQGLLFTVGRQANSDQLNLEAAGLSADGRGKLHVNENFQTAVAHIYAAGDVIGFPALASTAMEQGRLASCHMFGKPSIIPQNLIPYGIYTIPEISMVGYNEEQLTRDKVPYEVGIARYEELAKGQMLGDTQGILKLLFHRETLKLLGVHVIGDRAAEIVHIGQAVLSFGGTIEYFRDTVFNYPTLGEAYKVAALDGLNRL, encoded by the coding sequence ATGGAAACACCACATTATGACTTGGTAGTAATTGGCAGCGGACCAGCCGGGCAGAAGGCCGCTATCTGTGCCGCCAAGCTTCGCAAAAACGTTGCCGTGGTCGAGCGCAAGCGCACGATCGGCGGGGTTTGCGTGCATACCGGAACCATTCCCAGCAAGACGTTTCGCGAAGCGGTGCTCTATCTTACCGGATTTCGCCAGCGCACTTTTTACGGCCGAAGCTACACCCTGAAGGACAGGATTTCGATGCAGGATCTCAATTTCCGCGCACAGGCAGTAATGGCGAGGGAAATTGAGGTGATCAAGTCCCAGCTTCATCGCAACGGCATTACGGTGGTCGAAGGGGATGCGCAGTTCATTGATCCGCATGGGGTTTTAGTGGTGCGGGATGACGGTTCCACGTTGTTGCGCGCTGACAAAGTCATGATTGCGTGCGGCACGCGGCCCGCGCACGATGCCAGCATTCCGATCGATGGCAAACGCATTTTTGACTCCGACCAGATTCACACGCTCGAGGACATTCCCCGCGACATGCTGGTGGTGGGTGCCGGAGTAATCGGCTTGGAATACGCATCCATGCTGGCGGCACTAGGGGTGAAGGTGACTTTAATCGATCAGCGTCCCACGTTACTGGACTTCGTCGATCGTGAAGTGATCGACAATCTTTGCTTCCATCTTCGGCACCAAGGAGCTTATTTCCGGCTGGGCGAGAAAGTGTTGGCGGTGGGCTTCGATGCGGACCGGGATCGGGTTTTTGCCAAACTGGAGAGCGGGAAAGAGGCGCATGGTCAAGGGTTGCTATTCACGGTTGGCCGGCAGGCCAACAGCGATCAGCTGAACCTGGAAGCGGCGGGCCTGAGCGCGGACGGGCGCGGCAAGCTGCACGTTAACGAAAATTTTCAGACCGCGGTAGCGCACATTTATGCCGCGGGGGATGTCATCGGATTTCCGGCGCTAGCAAGCACCGCCATGGAGCAGGGGCGACTTGCCAGTTGCCACATGTTTGGTAAACCCAGCATCATTCCCCAAAATCTGATTCCGTACGGGATATATACCATCCCCGAGATTTCCATGGTCGGCTACAACGAGGAACAACTCACGCGCGATAAGGTTCCCTACGAAGTGGGAATCGCGCGGTACGAGGAATTGGCCAAAGGTCAGATGCTGGGAGATACACAGGGAATTCTGAAACTGCTTTTCCATCGCGAAACGCTGAAGCTATTGGGCGTGCACGTCATAGGAGACCGCGCAGCCGAGATCGTGCACATCGGCCAGGCGGTGCTCAGCTTCGGCGGGACGATCGAGTATTTCCGCGATACCGTTTTCAATTATCCGACTCTGGGAGAGGCCTACAAAGTCGCTGCGCTGGACGGATTGAACCGGTTGTAA
- a CDS encoding glycosyltransferase family 2 protein — MIWFWWSSGILLAVIWLWRVADAAIGMRTVPDLADPEFDHQPQFAPKVSIIVPARNEEAHVRPALSSLLQLNYPNYEVMVVDDRSSDATGQILDQIAAEHTRQPELKVIHVSHLPAGWLGKPHAMWLAAEQAKADWLLFTDADITFRSDVLRRAMAYVGKSSADHLVIFPSMTGWSLGKKILLAGFNILFVFGHRPWKVADPKSRDHLGVGAFNLVRREAYEAAGTFQALRMEVIEDMRLGKMVKDSGAAQRCAYGTDMITLQWGDGALGIIENLTKNFFALVHFKVGRALGACALLLFLNLLPFVGVLLAPGWSRLGFAGALLGIFCMYLGMHIRAPISPWFFFFHPISTLLLVYTMLRSMGHVLWHGGIVWRDTKYSLAELKRGLIRG; from the coding sequence ATGATCTGGTTCTGGTGGAGCTCGGGAATTCTGCTGGCAGTGATCTGGCTGTGGCGGGTAGCGGATGCCGCCATCGGCATGCGCACGGTGCCAGATCTGGCCGATCCGGAGTTTGATCACCAACCGCAATTCGCGCCCAAGGTGAGCATCATTGTTCCTGCGCGGAATGAGGAAGCTCATGTGCGGCCGGCGCTCTCCTCCTTGCTCCAGCTCAACTACCCGAATTACGAAGTGATGGTGGTGGATGACCGCTCATCCGATGCCACAGGGCAGATCCTGGATCAAATTGCCGCCGAGCATACCCGCCAACCGGAACTCAAGGTGATTCATGTATCCCATCTTCCCGCGGGTTGGCTGGGTAAGCCACATGCGATGTGGCTGGCAGCAGAGCAGGCGAAAGCAGATTGGTTGCTGTTCACTGATGCTGATATCACCTTTCGTTCCGATGTGTTGCGGCGCGCCATGGCGTATGTGGGGAAATCGAGTGCGGATCACCTGGTGATTTTTCCGTCGATGACGGGATGGAGCCTGGGCAAGAAGATTCTGCTGGCGGGATTCAATATCCTGTTCGTTTTCGGGCATCGGCCGTGGAAGGTGGCTGATCCCAAGTCACGCGATCACCTGGGAGTGGGGGCCTTCAATCTGGTGCGACGTGAGGCGTATGAGGCAGCCGGCACCTTCCAGGCGCTGCGCATGGAAGTAATCGAGGACATGCGCCTAGGGAAAATGGTGAAGGATTCAGGCGCAGCTCAGCGGTGCGCCTACGGGACCGACATGATCACGCTGCAGTGGGGCGATGGCGCGCTGGGGATTATTGAGAATCTTACGAAAAACTTCTTTGCGCTGGTGCACTTCAAGGTGGGGCGCGCGCTGGGGGCTTGCGCGTTGCTGCTGTTCTTGAATCTGCTGCCGTTCGTGGGAGTGCTGCTCGCGCCGGGATGGTCGAGGCTAGGATTTGCCGGCGCTTTGTTGGGAATCTTCTGCATGTATCTGGGCATGCACATTCGGGCGCCCATCTCGCCTTGGTTTTTTTTCTTTCATCCGATCAGCACGCTGCTACTGGTTTACACCATGTTGCGATCGATGGGTCATGTTCTGTGGCATGGCGGGATCGTGTGGCGGGACACGAAGTATTCACTGGCAGAGTTGAAACGCGGGCTGATAAGGGGATAG
- a CDS encoding efflux RND transporter periplasmic adaptor subunit, translating into MAVESPERQQVIGSGRLGLVVIALLAAVVILAAFQSMRRGAIPVRAAEAMRGTISTGIATNGKIEAVDNFEAHAPSPTTVKRVLVHEGDQVKRGQLLLQLDDSDARSQAARALAQLRAAEADLNAIQVGGTHEELLTNQTELTRAQTELQAAQHNLEALRKLQETGAASTGEVQNAEVRVKNAENQVKLLQQKTTGSRYSVPERERVDALVAQARAAYEAAQDLVTKSNVTAPRDGTVYSLPVKQGAFVNTGDLLVQAADLSQVMVRAFIDEPDIGRLTQNQTVTVTWDALPGRSWNGTVTQVPTTVTVRGARTVGEVTCVVDNADRKLLPNVNVSVAITTARDDNALTVPREAVHQDDGRRYVYQVVGNELQKKEVVTRIANLTRIEIVNGIPDNALIALGSVNGQPLREGTQVRIQK; encoded by the coding sequence ATGGCTGTAGAAAGTCCAGAGCGACAACAAGTTATCGGAAGCGGTCGCTTGGGGTTAGTGGTGATCGCCCTCTTGGCGGCAGTCGTCATTCTGGCTGCTTTCCAGAGCATGCGTCGGGGCGCGATACCGGTGCGGGCGGCCGAAGCCATGCGCGGAACCATCAGCACTGGCATCGCTACCAATGGCAAGATCGAAGCGGTAGATAACTTCGAAGCTCATGCGCCTTCCCCCACCACGGTCAAGCGCGTTCTCGTGCATGAGGGCGACCAAGTTAAGCGTGGCCAGCTCTTGTTGCAGCTCGATGATTCCGACGCACGTTCGCAAGCAGCACGGGCTCTCGCTCAACTGCGCGCTGCCGAAGCGGATCTGAATGCCATCCAGGTCGGTGGCACTCACGAGGAACTCCTGACCAATCAGACCGAGCTCACTCGCGCGCAAACCGAGTTGCAGGCGGCGCAACACAACCTCGAAGCTCTGCGCAAATTGCAGGAGACAGGCGCGGCTTCCACCGGCGAAGTACAGAATGCCGAAGTTCGGGTCAAAAACGCGGAGAACCAGGTGAAATTGCTGCAACAGAAAACTACTGGCAGCCGCTATTCGGTTCCTGAGCGTGAACGCGTCGATGCCCTAGTCGCCCAGGCTCGCGCGGCTTACGAAGCAGCCCAGGACCTGGTTACCAAATCCAACGTGACCGCCCCTCGTGATGGAACGGTGTATTCGCTACCGGTGAAGCAAGGCGCATTTGTGAATACTGGCGACCTGCTGGTGCAGGCGGCGGACCTCTCACAAGTCATGGTACGCGCCTTTATCGATGAACCCGACATTGGCCGGCTGACGCAAAACCAAACCGTTACCGTTACCTGGGACGCCTTGCCTGGTCGCTCCTGGAACGGGACCGTAACGCAAGTGCCCACCACAGTTACGGTCCGCGGTGCCCGTACCGTGGGCGAAGTTACCTGCGTAGTGGACAACGCAGATCGAAAGCTCCTGCCCAACGTCAACGTGAGCGTCGCCATTACGACCGCCCGCGATGACAATGCGCTCACCGTTCCGCGCGAAGCGGTCCATCAGGATGATGGTCGGCGTTATGTGTATCAGGTAGTCGGCAACGAGCTTCAGAAGAAGGAAGTTGTTACTCGCATCGCAAATCTTACCCGCATCGAAATCGTGAATGGCATCCCGGACAATGCGCTCATCGCACTGGGCTCTGTGAACGGCCAGCCACTGCGCGAGGGCACCCAGGTGCGGATCCAGAAGTAG
- the queF gene encoding preQ(1) synthase produces the protein MVGKRPSYTAEHAQAGLNTALPDIETFPNQFPAYEIVIDNPEFTSVCPKTGLPDFGTIVITYMPDQHCLELKSLKEYMVAYRNLGIFQENAVNRILEDVVRFAKPKWAVVKGDFRPRGGMGTVIEAKWPRAAGKK, from the coding sequence ATGGTTGGCAAACGCCCCAGCTATACGGCAGAACACGCGCAGGCTGGCCTCAACACGGCGTTACCGGATATTGAGACCTTTCCCAATCAGTTTCCGGCATACGAGATCGTGATCGACAATCCCGAGTTCACTTCGGTCTGTCCCAAGACTGGACTGCCAGACTTCGGCACCATCGTCATCACCTACATGCCCGACCAACACTGCCTGGAATTGAAATCGTTGAAGGAGTACATGGTAGCGTATCGCAATTTGGGCATCTTCCAGGAGAACGCCGTGAATCGGATTCTGGAGGACGTGGTGCGATTTGCCAAGCCGAAATGGGCGGTGGTCAAGGGCGATTTTCGTCCCCGCGGCGGGATGGGGACGGTGATTGAGGCGAAGTGGCCCAGAGCGGCGGGCAAGAAGTGA
- a CDS encoding MFS transporter yields MAQKNYARTALVVLSLLNFFNYVDRSVLFAVQPLVQAEFKRSDAEFGFLTTAFFICYMVSAPIVGWFADRYPRKLIMVGGAVVWSIATLLTAVTFNFDELLLRHTIVGIGEATFVTIAPSFLADMFPEHQRGRIFGIFYLNIGLGTAAGYMLGGYLGHWFGWRMPFYIGAVPGLLLALALWFIPEPQRGASDHLQRTQERGTLLGLTRNGAFWTATLGMAMVTFALGGLSVWMPTFLSRVRNVPLSEANLIFGGITAFNAVVATLFGGWLGDRALEKTAGGYYLVSGVSMLIGIPAMVLAVYTAGPLMYPAMFAAEFLLFLNNAPLNAAVVNSVSAAIRASAIAVNLFTIHLLGDAFSPTLIGYISDRSTLQKGFIATFVAIAVGVGVLIWGMRFAPEIPAKKAAEVHAG; encoded by the coding sequence ATGGCTCAGAAAAACTACGCCAGAACAGCGCTTGTGGTCCTGTCGCTGCTTAATTTCTTCAACTATGTGGATCGCTCGGTGCTGTTCGCGGTGCAGCCGCTGGTACAGGCGGAGTTCAAGCGCAGCGATGCCGAATTCGGATTTCTGACCACCGCATTTTTCATCTGCTACATGGTGTCGGCTCCCATCGTGGGATGGTTTGCCGACCGCTACCCGCGAAAGCTGATCATGGTAGGGGGCGCGGTGGTGTGGAGCATCGCGACGCTGCTCACCGCGGTCACCTTTAACTTCGACGAGCTGCTGCTGCGGCACACGATCGTGGGAATCGGGGAAGCGACGTTTGTGACTATTGCGCCTTCCTTCCTCGCGGACATGTTTCCGGAGCATCAACGCGGGCGGATTTTTGGGATTTTTTATTTGAACATCGGCCTGGGGACGGCTGCCGGCTACATGCTGGGCGGATATCTGGGACACTGGTTCGGATGGCGTATGCCGTTCTATATCGGCGCAGTCCCAGGGCTTCTTCTCGCGCTAGCGCTCTGGTTCATTCCCGAGCCGCAGCGTGGAGCCAGTGATCATCTCCAGAGAACGCAAGAGCGAGGTACGCTGTTGGGTCTGACCCGCAACGGGGCGTTCTGGACGGCTACCCTGGGGATGGCGATGGTGACTTTTGCGCTCGGCGGGCTCTCGGTCTGGATGCCGACGTTTCTGTCGCGCGTACGCAATGTTCCTTTGTCAGAGGCCAATTTGATTTTCGGCGGAATCACAGCCTTCAATGCGGTAGTGGCAACGCTGTTCGGAGGATGGCTGGGCGACCGCGCGCTGGAGAAGACGGCAGGCGGTTATTACCTGGTATCGGGCGTATCCATGCTGATTGGAATCCCGGCCATGGTGCTGGCTGTCTATACCGCCGGTCCGCTCATGTATCCGGCGATGTTCGCTGCCGAATTTCTGTTGTTCCTCAACAATGCGCCTTTGAACGCTGCCGTGGTGAACTCGGTCAGCGCGGCCATCCGGGCGAGCGCGATTGCGGTCAACCTGTTCACCATCCACCTGCTGGGCGATGCCTTTTCGCCGACACTCATCGGCTACATCTCGGATCGCAGCACACTGCAGAAGGGCTTCATTGCTACCTTCGTCGCCATTGCGGTGGGCGTAGGTGTCCTCATCTGGGGGATGAGGTTTGCGCCGGAAATTCCCGCAAAGAAAGCTGCTGAGGTTCACGCCGGATGA